The Cellulomonas sp. S1-8 genome has a window encoding:
- a CDS encoding dihydrofolate reductase family protein, whose translation MDADLDLLVPGPGRRLPERPGEADLVALLQRERTGPHVRANMVASIDGAATGGDGRSGSLGTAADRRVFAVLRALADVVLVGAGTVRAEGYRELPVAPHLRDARAAAGLDPRIELAVVTRRGDVPADLLTGARPPLVVTGAAGADRARDAVGPERLVVVPGTDDPDSPDLGAAVAALAARGLRHVLAEGGPHLLADLLAAGVVDELFLTTGPVLLAGDAPRPVTSAAGLAPPRAARLRHLLHASDDTLLACWDLRAPVGRAPVGSGT comes from the coding sequence GTGGACGCCGACCTCGACCTCCTGGTCCCCGGCCCCGGCCGTCGGCTCCCCGAGCGCCCGGGTGAGGCCGACCTGGTCGCGCTGCTGCAGCGCGAGCGCACCGGACCGCACGTGCGGGCGAACATGGTCGCGAGCATCGACGGCGCCGCGACGGGCGGGGACGGCCGGTCCGGGTCCCTCGGCACCGCGGCCGACCGTCGCGTGTTCGCGGTGCTGCGCGCGCTGGCCGACGTCGTGCTCGTCGGCGCCGGCACCGTGCGGGCCGAGGGCTACCGCGAGCTCCCCGTCGCACCGCACCTGCGCGACGCGCGCGCGGCGGCGGGCCTGGACCCGCGGATCGAGCTGGCGGTCGTCACGCGGCGCGGCGACGTCCCGGCCGACCTGCTCACCGGTGCGCGGCCGCCGCTCGTGGTCACCGGGGCCGCGGGCGCGGACCGGGCCCGGGACGCGGTCGGCCCCGAGCGCCTCGTCGTCGTGCCGGGGACCGACGACCCGGACTCCCCCGACCTGGGCGCGGCCGTCGCCGCACTGGCCGCGCGTGGCCTGCGCCACGTGCTCGCCGAGGGCGGCCCCCACCTGCTGGCCGACCTGCTGGCCGCCGGCGTCGTCGACGAGCTGTTCCTGACGACCGGCCCGGTGCTGCTCGCCGGCGACGCACCGCGTCCCGTGACGAGCGCCGCGGGCCTCGCTCCCCCGCGCGCCGCACGCCTGCGCCACCTCCTGCACGCGTCCGACGACACGCTGCTGGCCTGCTGGGACCTGCGCGCACCCGTCGGCCGCGCACCCGTAGGCTCGGGGACGTGA
- the cobA gene encoding uroporphyrinogen-III C-methyltransferase, whose protein sequence is MSPRHPLLLDLTGRRVVVVGGGPVAARRAHGLLADGATVHVVAPALCEDLADLAASGAVTWDAREYATGDLDGAWLVHTATGERRTDDAVAADADAARTWCVRADDASASTAWTPAVARAGDVTVAVSAGGDPRRAVALRAAIQVQLDTGALPLRRHRPGPGHVTLVGGGPGDPGLITTRGRRALAEADVVVVDRLAPRALLDELEDDVEVVEAGKAPHAHTLTQTEINRLLVERARAGQRVVRLKGGDPFVLGRGGEELAACLAAGVAVDVVPGVTSAIGVPGAAGIPVTHRDVARQVTIVSAHDADTDWETLARLRGTLVLLMGVGRLGEHMDLLASHGLDPATPVAVVEDGTLTTQRTTVGSVADIAARAREVGVRNPAVIVVGHVASLAATLGDHRVAATRAPDAP, encoded by the coding sequence ATGAGTCCCCGTCACCCGCTGCTGCTCGACCTGACGGGCCGCCGGGTCGTCGTGGTGGGTGGTGGTCCCGTCGCCGCGCGCCGCGCGCACGGGCTCCTCGCCGACGGCGCGACCGTGCACGTCGTCGCGCCGGCGCTGTGCGAGGACCTCGCAGACCTCGCCGCGTCCGGCGCCGTCACGTGGGACGCGCGGGAGTACGCGACGGGCGACCTCGACGGCGCGTGGCTGGTGCACACCGCGACCGGTGAGCGGCGCACCGACGACGCGGTCGCGGCCGACGCCGACGCCGCGCGCACGTGGTGCGTGCGGGCCGACGACGCGTCCGCCTCGACGGCCTGGACCCCCGCCGTCGCCCGCGCGGGCGATGTCACGGTGGCCGTCAGCGCGGGCGGCGACCCCCGCCGGGCCGTCGCCCTGCGCGCGGCGATCCAGGTGCAGCTCGACACCGGCGCGCTGCCGCTGCGCCGGCACCGGCCCGGCCCGGGGCACGTCACGCTCGTGGGCGGCGGGCCCGGCGACCCGGGCCTCATCACGACCCGTGGGCGGCGTGCTCTCGCCGAGGCGGACGTCGTCGTCGTGGACCGTCTCGCGCCGCGCGCGCTGCTGGACGAGCTCGAGGACGACGTCGAGGTCGTCGAGGCCGGCAAGGCGCCGCACGCGCACACCCTGACGCAGACCGAGATCAACCGTCTGCTGGTCGAGCGCGCCCGCGCGGGCCAGCGGGTCGTCCGCCTCAAGGGCGGGGACCCGTTCGTGCTGGGCCGCGGCGGGGAGGAGCTCGCCGCGTGCCTCGCGGCGGGCGTCGCCGTCGACGTCGTACCCGGCGTCACCAGCGCGATCGGCGTGCCGGGCGCCGCCGGGATCCCGGTCACCCACCGGGACGTCGCCCGCCAGGTGACGATCGTGTCGGCCCACGACGCGGACACCGACTGGGAGACGCTGGCCCGCCTGCGGGGCACCCTCGTCCTGCTCATGGGCGTCGGCCGGCTGGGCGAGCACATGGACCTGCTGGCGTCCCACGGGCTCGACCCGGCCACGCCCGTCGCGGTCGTCGAGGACGGCACCCTGACGACGCAGCGCACGACGGTCGGCTCGGTCGCGGACATCGCGGCCCGTGCCCGCGAGGTCGGCGTGCGCAACCCGGCCGTGATCGTCGTGGGGCACGTCGCGTCGCTCGCGGCGACGCTGGGTGACCACCGGGTCGCCGCGACCCGCGCGCCCGACGCGCCCTAG
- a CDS encoding aspartate/glutamate racemase family protein, giving the protein MTQGPAAGAAPDRVEVGVIGGVGPAATVCFLDLVLRHTAAERDQDHVDLVVLQHATIPDRTAYILGRSDADPGPVMAADARRLERLGVGFVVVPCNTAHHFTDEVAAAVAVPVLSIVDETADEVAARPGASRVGVLATSGTLAAHVYQRAFAARGLQTVVPDDADQDVVMGIIYDQVKAGRPADVAALHAVADRLRARGADVVVLGCTELSVVAAAHDLLADDRYVDSLDVLARRTVERAGYPLR; this is encoded by the coding sequence GTGACGCAGGGTCCGGCCGCCGGGGCAGCGCCCGACCGGGTCGAGGTCGGGGTCATCGGCGGTGTCGGCCCGGCGGCCACGGTCTGCTTCCTCGACCTCGTCCTGCGGCACACCGCGGCGGAGCGCGACCAGGACCACGTCGACCTGGTCGTGCTGCAGCACGCCACGATCCCCGACCGCACGGCCTACATCCTCGGGCGCTCGGACGCGGACCCCGGCCCCGTGATGGCGGCGGACGCCCGCCGCCTCGAGCGGCTCGGCGTCGGCTTCGTCGTCGTGCCGTGCAACACCGCGCACCACTTCACCGACGAGGTCGCGGCAGCCGTCGCCGTGCCGGTGCTGAGCATCGTGGACGAGACGGCGGACGAGGTCGCGGCCCGCCCGGGGGCCTCCCGGGTGGGCGTGCTCGCGACGAGCGGCACCCTCGCGGCGCACGTCTACCAGCGGGCGTTCGCCGCGCGCGGCCTTCAGACCGTGGTGCCGGACGACGCCGACCAGGACGTCGTCATGGGCATCATCTACGACCAGGTGAAGGCGGGACGGCCCGCCGACGTCGCCGCGCTGCACGCCGTGGCCGACCGGCTGCGGGCGCGGGGAGCCGACGTCGTGGTGCTCGGCTGCACGGAGCTGTCCGTCGTCGCGGCGGCGCACGACCTGCTGGCCGACGACCGGTACGTCGACTCGCTCGACGTGCTCGCGCGCCGCACCGTCGAGCGCGCGGGGTACCCGCTGCGCTGA
- a CDS encoding phosphoadenylyl-sulfate reductase yields the protein MSTATRPVTDLSPDELRALAEQAGRDLEGAHPSDVLRWARDVFGDDLVLASSMGDEVLVDVAARAAPGIDVIFLDTGYHFAETIGTRDYYADFSDVRLRTVLPLRTVAEQDAEHGPRLHDRDPNLCCALRKVEPLERGLAPYTAWVTGMRREDAPTRTDIAVVQWDAKRSKVKLNPLATWTQDDVDAYVTAHHVVLNPLRELGYASIGCAPCTRAVAPGEDARAGRWAGTNKTECGLHT from the coding sequence ATGAGCACCGCGACCCGCCCCGTGACCGACCTGTCCCCCGACGAGCTGCGCGCGCTGGCCGAGCAGGCCGGCCGCGACCTCGAGGGCGCGCACCCGTCCGACGTGCTGCGCTGGGCGCGCGACGTCTTCGGTGACGACCTGGTGCTCGCGTCGTCGATGGGCGACGAGGTGCTGGTCGACGTCGCCGCACGCGCGGCACCCGGCATCGACGTGATCTTCCTCGACACCGGGTACCACTTCGCCGAGACCATCGGGACGCGCGACTACTACGCCGACTTCAGCGACGTGCGGCTGCGGACGGTCCTGCCGCTGCGCACCGTCGCCGAGCAGGACGCCGAGCACGGCCCCCGGCTGCACGACCGCGACCCGAACCTGTGCTGCGCGCTGCGCAAGGTCGAGCCGCTCGAGCGGGGGCTCGCGCCGTACACGGCGTGGGTCACGGGCATGCGCCGCGAGGACGCCCCGACGCGCACGGACATCGCGGTCGTCCAGTGGGACGCCAAGCGGTCCAAGGTCAAGCTCAACCCCCTGGCCACCTGGACCCAGGACGACGTCGACGCGTACGTCACCGCGCACCACGTGGTGCTCAACCCGCTGCGCGAGCTCGGGTACGCGTCGATCGGCTGCGCGCCGTGCACGCGGGCGGTGGCACCGGGCGAGGACGCCCGAGCAGGGCGCTGGGCAGGCACGAACAAGACGGAATGCGGGCTGCACACATGA
- the gndA gene encoding NADP-dependent phosphogluconate dehydrogenase, with amino-acid sequence MSVPSSAVGTAQIGVTGLAVMGRNLARNFARHGYTVAVHNRTFARTQSLVTEHGTDGTFVPSESLEDFVASLARPRKVVVMVQAGGPTDAVIDALVPLLEAGDIVVDAGNAHFPDTIRREAALRAQGLHFVGTGVSGGEEGALNGPSIMPGGTAESYESLGPILEAISAKVDGVPCCTHVGPDGAGHFVKMVHNGIEYADMQLIAEAYDLLRQGLGASAPEIGEVFAAWNTGDLESYLIEVTAEVLAHTDAATGSPFVDVVADAAEQKGTGRWTVQNALDLGVPITGIAEATFARALSGSAPQRAAARGVLPADTLEWNVPDPGAFIEDVRLALYASKLVAYSQGFDQIAAASAQFGWDIDRAAMARIWRGGCIIRAKFLDRITQAYERDAALPLLIADPYFTSAVSTGVAAWRRVVSAAATHGVPTPAFSSSLAYYDGVRAERLPANLIQAQRDFFGAHTYRRTDREGTFHTDWSADRSELAQ; translated from the coding sequence ATGTCTGTCCCGTCGTCGGCCGTCGGCACCGCCCAGATCGGCGTCACCGGGTTGGCCGTGATGGGCCGCAACCTGGCCCGCAACTTCGCCCGGCACGGGTACACCGTCGCGGTCCACAACCGCACCTTCGCGCGGACGCAGTCGCTGGTCACCGAGCACGGCACCGACGGCACGTTCGTGCCCTCGGAGTCGCTCGAGGACTTCGTCGCGTCGCTCGCGCGTCCCCGCAAGGTCGTGGTCATGGTCCAGGCAGGCGGGCCGACGGACGCCGTCATCGACGCGCTGGTGCCGCTGCTCGAGGCCGGCGACATCGTCGTCGACGCGGGCAACGCGCACTTCCCGGACACGATCCGCCGCGAGGCGGCGCTGCGGGCCCAGGGCCTGCACTTCGTCGGCACGGGCGTGTCCGGCGGCGAGGAGGGCGCGCTCAACGGCCCCTCGATCATGCCGGGCGGCACCGCGGAGTCCTACGAGTCGCTCGGCCCGATCCTCGAGGCGATCTCCGCCAAGGTCGACGGCGTGCCGTGCTGCACGCACGTCGGCCCCGACGGCGCCGGCCACTTCGTCAAGATGGTGCACAACGGCATCGAGTACGCCGACATGCAGCTCATCGCCGAGGCGTACGACCTGCTGCGCCAGGGGCTGGGTGCCTCGGCGCCGGAGATCGGCGAGGTCTTCGCCGCGTGGAACACCGGTGACCTCGAGTCGTACCTCATCGAGGTCACCGCCGAGGTCCTCGCGCACACCGACGCCGCGACGGGCAGCCCGTTCGTGGACGTGGTCGCCGACGCCGCCGAGCAGAAGGGCACCGGTCGCTGGACCGTGCAGAACGCGCTGGACCTGGGGGTGCCGATCACGGGCATCGCCGAGGCGACGTTCGCGCGCGCGCTGTCGGGCTCGGCGCCGCAGCGCGCCGCGGCCCGGGGCGTCCTGCCGGCCGACACGCTCGAGTGGAACGTGCCGGACCCCGGTGCGTTCATCGAGGACGTGCGCCTCGCGCTGTACGCCTCCAAGCTCGTCGCGTACTCGCAAGGCTTCGACCAGATCGCCGCGGCGTCCGCGCAGTTCGGCTGGGACATCGACCGGGCGGCCATGGCGCGCATCTGGCGCGGCGGCTGCATCATCCGCGCCAAGTTCCTCGACCGGATCACGCAGGCGTACGAGCGCGACGCGGCGCTGCCGCTGCTCATCGCGGACCCGTACTTCACGTCCGCCGTCTCGACCGGGGTCGCGGCCTGGCGCCGGGTCGTCTCGGCCGCGGCGACGCACGGCGTGCCGACGCCCGCGTTCTCCTCCTCGCTCGCGTACTACGACGGCGTCCGCGCCGAGCGCCTGCCCGCGAACCTCATCCAGGCGCAGCGCGACTTCTTCGGTGCGCACACGTACCGCCGGACGGACCGCGAGGGCACGTTCCACACGGACTGGTCCGCGGACCGCTCCGAGCTCGCGCAGTGA
- a CDS encoding sulfate adenylyltransferase subunit 1 produces the protein MGTHATAGLTRPAPSLDGAAAGADDHAQRDLLRLATAGSVDDGKSTLIGRLLYDTKSVLADQLSAVERATAARGGEGGAVDLALLTDGLRAEREQGITIDVAYRYFSTARRAFVLADTPGHVQYTRNMVTGASTAELAIVLVDARKGVLEQTRRHAALTALLGVPHVVLAVNKMDLIGFDEATFRSISAQFADYARVLGLPAVHAVPLSALDGDNVVDRSVRTPWYDGPTLLELLESVPVARDASTEPLRLPVQYVIRPRTPEHPDYRGYAGKVASGVVRVGDELRVLPSGRTSRVVGLDTFDGPLDAADAPRSVTVRLADDLDVARGDVLVPAAEQVATGQDLVGTVCWLTERRSVPGARVLVRVGTRTVRGLLREVDARLDVDTLTVEQWDPVDTLHTIDATDTSTEAAPRSLGLNAIGRVRLRLAEPVVLDDYATHRRTGGFLVVDPADGSTLAAGLIGPTLLDRLVPVRADERDDDWLAGAGI, from the coding sequence ATGGGCACGCACGCCACCGCCGGCCTCACCCGGCCCGCACCGTCGCTCGACGGCGCCGCCGCCGGGGCCGACGACCACGCGCAGCGCGACCTGCTGCGCCTGGCGACCGCGGGGTCCGTCGACGACGGCAAGAGCACGCTCATCGGCCGGCTGCTCTACGACACGAAGTCGGTCCTCGCCGACCAGCTCTCCGCCGTCGAGCGCGCGACCGCCGCGCGCGGCGGCGAGGGCGGCGCCGTCGACCTGGCGCTGCTCACCGACGGCCTGCGCGCCGAGCGCGAGCAGGGCATCACGATCGACGTCGCGTACCGGTACTTCTCCACCGCGCGCCGCGCGTTCGTGCTGGCCGACACCCCCGGGCACGTGCAGTACACGCGCAACATGGTCACCGGCGCGTCGACCGCGGAGCTCGCGATCGTGCTGGTCGACGCGCGCAAGGGAGTCCTCGAGCAGACCCGGCGGCACGCCGCGCTCACCGCGCTGCTGGGTGTGCCGCACGTCGTCCTGGCCGTCAACAAGATGGACCTGATCGGGTTCGACGAGGCGACCTTCCGGTCGATCTCGGCGCAGTTCGCCGACTACGCCCGGGTGCTGGGCCTGCCGGCCGTGCACGCCGTGCCGCTGTCGGCGCTCGACGGCGACAACGTCGTGGACCGCTCCGTGCGCACCCCCTGGTACGACGGCCCGACCCTGCTCGAGCTGCTCGAGAGCGTGCCGGTGGCGCGCGACGCGTCGACCGAGCCGCTGCGCCTGCCCGTGCAGTACGTCATCCGTCCGCGCACGCCCGAGCACCCCGACTACCGCGGGTACGCGGGCAAGGTCGCCTCGGGCGTGGTGCGCGTGGGCGACGAGCTGCGCGTGCTGCCGTCCGGCCGGACGAGCCGCGTCGTGGGCCTGGACACGTTCGACGGTCCGCTCGACGCGGCCGACGCGCCGCGGTCGGTGACCGTGCGGCTCGCCGACGACCTCGACGTGGCGCGGGGCGACGTCCTGGTGCCGGCCGCCGAGCAGGTCGCGACGGGGCAGGACCTCGTCGGGACGGTCTGCTGGCTGACCGAGCGCCGCTCGGTGCCGGGCGCCCGCGTGCTGGTGCGCGTCGGGACGCGGACGGTCCGCGGGCTGCTCCGCGAGGTCGACGCCCGCCTGGACGTCGACACCCTGACCGTCGAGCAGTGGGACCCGGTCGACACGCTGCACACGATCGACGCGACGGACACGTCCACCGAGGCGGCGCCGCGCTCCCTCGGGCTCAACGCGATCGGTCGGGTGCGGCTGCGCCTGGCCGAGCCCGTCGTGCTCGACGACTACGCGACGCACCGCCGCACGGGCGGGTTCCTCGTGGTCGACCCGGCCGACGGCAGCACGCTGGCCGCCGGCCTGATCGGTCCGACGCTGCTGGACCGCCTGGTGCCGGTGCGCGCCGACGAGCGCGACGACGACTGGCTCGCCGGGGCGGGGATATGA
- a CDS encoding nitrite/sulfite reductase has translation MAQTTSRTPIVEPSRRPEGQWAFDQREPLNANEKLKQEDDGLNVRARIETIYAHEGFASIPGEDLRGRMRWWGLYTQRRPGIDGGKTATLEPHELDDEFFMLRVRCDGGTLTLQQLRTVAGISQEFGRGTADITDRQNIQLHWIRIEDVPEIWRRLESVGLTTQEACGDVPRVIIGSPVAGVAADEIIDGTPAIQIIRDRYIGDPAYSNLPRKFKTAISGSPHHDVAHEINDVAFVGVVHPELGPGFDLWVGGALSTNPMLGKRLGAFVTLERVPEVWAGVVGIFRDYGYRRLRTRARLKFLLADWGTVVFRQVLETEYLGYALPDGPEPPPPPTGNRDHVGVHPQKDGQFYVGAAPTVGRVSGPLLTALADLVEEAGSDRLQLTTEQKLVVLDVAADRVDALVDGLDSLGLQVRHASQFRRGTMACTGIEFCKLAIVETKGRATVLIGELERRLPTFDQPITINVNGCPNSCARIQTADIGLKGVLAGEEEGYQVHLGGGLGMTSGLGKTLRGLRVPSSDLPDYVERVVTRFDEQRAEGELFAQWALRAAEEDLR, from the coding sequence ATGGCGCAGACCACGTCCCGCACCCCGATCGTCGAACCGTCCAGACGTCCCGAAGGCCAGTGGGCCTTCGACCAGCGCGAGCCGCTCAACGCCAACGAGAAGCTCAAGCAGGAGGACGACGGGCTGAACGTCCGCGCGCGCATCGAGACGATCTACGCCCACGAGGGCTTCGCGTCCATCCCCGGCGAGGACCTGCGCGGACGGATGCGCTGGTGGGGGCTCTACACGCAGCGTCGGCCCGGCATCGACGGCGGCAAGACCGCGACCCTCGAGCCGCACGAGCTCGACGACGAGTTCTTCATGCTGCGGGTGCGGTGCGACGGCGGCACGCTGACGCTGCAGCAGCTGCGCACCGTCGCCGGCATCTCCCAGGAGTTCGGGCGCGGCACCGCCGACATCACCGACCGGCAGAACATCCAGCTGCACTGGATCCGCATCGAGGACGTCCCGGAGATCTGGCGCCGGCTGGAGTCGGTCGGCCTGACGACGCAGGAGGCCTGCGGCGACGTGCCGCGCGTCATCATCGGCTCCCCGGTGGCGGGAGTCGCGGCCGACGAGATCATCGACGGCACCCCCGCGATCCAGATCATCCGCGACCGGTACATCGGCGACCCCGCGTACTCCAACCTTCCCCGCAAGTTCAAGACCGCGATCAGCGGGTCGCCCCATCACGACGTCGCCCACGAGATCAACGACGTCGCGTTCGTCGGCGTCGTGCACCCCGAGCTCGGCCCCGGCTTCGACCTGTGGGTCGGTGGCGCGCTGTCCACCAACCCGATGCTCGGCAAGCGGCTCGGCGCGTTCGTGACGCTCGAGCGCGTGCCCGAGGTGTGGGCGGGCGTCGTCGGGATCTTCCGCGACTACGGCTACCGCCGGCTGCGCACGCGCGCCCGCCTGAAGTTCCTGCTGGCCGACTGGGGAACGGTCGTGTTCCGCCAGGTCCTCGAGACCGAGTACCTGGGGTACGCGCTGCCCGACGGCCCCGAGCCCCCGCCGCCGCCCACCGGCAACCGCGACCACGTCGGCGTGCACCCCCAGAAGGACGGGCAGTTCTACGTAGGCGCCGCGCCGACAGTCGGGCGCGTGTCCGGCCCGCTGCTCACGGCCCTGGCCGACCTCGTCGAGGAGGCCGGCTCCGACCGGCTGCAGCTGACCACCGAGCAGAAGCTCGTCGTCCTCGACGTCGCCGCCGACCGGGTCGACGCCCTCGTCGACGGCCTGGACTCCCTGGGGCTGCAGGTGCGGCACGCGAGCCAGTTCCGCCGCGGGACGATGGCGTGCACCGGCATCGAGTTCTGCAAGCTCGCGATCGTCGAGACCAAGGGCCGCGCGACCGTGCTCATCGGCGAGCTGGAGCGGCGGCTGCCGACCTTCGACCAGCCGATCACCATCAACGTCAACGGCTGCCCCAACTCGTGCGCCCGCATCCAGACCGCCGACATCGGCCTCAAGGGCGTGCTGGCCGGCGAGGAGGAGGGCTACCAGGTGCACCTCGGCGGTGGTCTGGGCATGACCAGCGGGCTCGGCAAGACGCTGCGCGGGCTGCGCGTGCCGTCGTCCGACCTGCCGGACTACGTCGAGCGGGTCGTCACCCGGTTCGACGAGCAGCGCGCCGAGGGCGAGCTGTTCGCCCAGTGGGCGCTGCGCGCCGCCGAGGAGGACCTGCGATGA
- a CDS encoding carboxylate--amine ligase yields MTRRTGAQVPVARLQPVVLGGDVGAYSLARTFHEAYGVRSVVVSSVSTGLVRHSRILENVVEPGIDDGPTVVRRLRAIAEQHPGTHRVLLGSADWLVRTIVENRAELEDLYTIPYVDVATLDKVTDKVLFGELCVELGIDHPATVVHDVQAGGTPDTSALRFPVIAKAADTAAYHLVEFPGKKKVFTVATPDELDDLLARVQASGYAGRFVVQDLIPGDDSGMRILTCYSDTDGTVRFSGFGHVLLEEHTPGALGNPAGIVTGHDEQIVAQAVRLLEHLGWTGYANFDLKFDPRDGRTVFFELNPRLGRSNFYLTAGGRNTAELYVREHVQGLAPLPHGAADHLTEPHLYTVLPRWLLRRYVADPALRARTRALGRAGRATNPLWYRAETDPRRLAYLAVAQANQVRKYRRHYPGGDG; encoded by the coding sequence GTGACGCGCCGCACAGGCGCGCAGGTCCCCGTCGCGCGGCTGCAGCCCGTCGTCCTCGGCGGGGACGTCGGTGCGTACTCGCTCGCGCGGACGTTCCACGAGGCGTACGGCGTGCGCTCGGTCGTGGTCTCGTCGGTCTCGACCGGCCTGGTGCGGCACTCGCGCATCCTCGAGAACGTCGTCGAGCCGGGCATCGACGACGGTCCGACCGTGGTGCGCCGGCTGCGCGCCATCGCGGAGCAGCACCCGGGCACGCACCGGGTGCTGCTCGGCAGCGCCGACTGGCTCGTGCGCACGATCGTCGAGAACCGCGCGGAGCTCGAGGACCTCTACACGATCCCGTACGTCGACGTCGCGACCCTCGACAAGGTGACCGACAAGGTGCTGTTCGGCGAGCTGTGCGTCGAGCTCGGCATCGACCACCCGGCCACGGTCGTGCACGACGTCCAGGCCGGTGGCACGCCCGACACGTCGGCGCTGCGCTTCCCCGTGATCGCCAAGGCCGCCGACACCGCGGCGTACCACCTGGTCGAGTTCCCGGGGAAGAAGAAGGTCTTCACGGTCGCCACGCCCGACGAGCTCGACGACCTGCTCGCGCGCGTGCAGGCGTCCGGCTACGCGGGGCGGTTCGTCGTGCAGGACCTCATCCCGGGCGACGACTCCGGCATGCGCATCCTCACGTGCTACAGCGACACCGACGGCACGGTCCGCTTCTCCGGGTTCGGGCACGTGCTGCTCGAGGAGCACACGCCGGGCGCCCTGGGCAACCCGGCCGGGATCGTCACGGGGCACGACGAGCAGATCGTGGCGCAGGCGGTCCGGCTGCTGGAGCACCTGGGGTGGACCGGCTACGCCAACTTCGACCTGAAGTTCGACCCCCGCGACGGGCGCACGGTGTTCTTCGAGCTCAACCCGCGCCTCGGCAGGTCGAACTTCTACCTCACCGCGGGTGGCCGCAACACGGCCGAGCTGTACGTCCGCGAGCACGTGCAGGGTCTCGCGCCGCTGCCGCACGGCGCGGCCGACCACCTCACCGAGCCGCACCTGTACACCGTGCTGCCGCGGTGGCTGCTGCGCCGGTACGTCGCCGACCCCGCGCTGCGCGCCCGCACCCGCGCGCTGGGCCGCGCCGGCCGCGCGACGAACCCGCTGTGGTACCGCGCCGAGACGGACCCGCGGCGCCTGGCGTACCTGGCCGTCGCGCAGGCCAACCAGGTGCGCAAGTACCGGCGGCACTACCCCGGAGGCGACGGGTGA
- the cysD gene encoding sulfate adenylyltransferase subunit CysD — protein sequence MTTTFPTDTTTADPGAAGRLTQLDALESEGIHVMREVAGEFERPVLLFSGGKDSIVMLHLARKAFWPAPVPFPVMHVDTGHNFPEVIAYRDRTVADLGLRLVVASVQDAIDDGRVVERPGGSRNPLQTVPLLDGITAHRFDAVFGGGRRDEEKARAKERMFSLRDEFGQWDPRRQRPELWDLYNGRHKPGEHVRVFPLSNWTELDVWRYIEREGIELPDIYFTHDRDVFARDGMWLTAGTWGGPRADETVERRHVRYRTVGDMSCTGAVDSTAADVADVIAEVAASRLTERGATRADDRASEAAMEDRKREGYF from the coding sequence ATGACGACGACGTTCCCCACCGACACCACGACCGCCGACCCCGGCGCCGCGGGACGGCTCACCCAGCTCGACGCGCTCGAGTCCGAGGGCATCCACGTGATGCGCGAGGTCGCCGGCGAGTTCGAGCGTCCCGTGCTGCTGTTCTCCGGCGGCAAGGACTCGATCGTGATGCTGCACCTGGCGCGCAAGGCGTTCTGGCCGGCGCCCGTGCCGTTCCCGGTCATGCACGTGGACACGGGGCACAACTTCCCCGAGGTCATCGCGTACCGCGACCGCACGGTCGCGGACCTGGGCCTGCGGCTCGTCGTGGCCAGCGTGCAGGACGCGATCGACGACGGGCGCGTCGTCGAGCGCCCCGGCGGCTCCCGCAACCCGCTGCAGACCGTGCCGCTGCTCGACGGCATCACGGCGCACCGGTTCGACGCGGTGTTCGGCGGCGGACGCCGCGACGAGGAGAAGGCGCGGGCCAAGGAGCGGATGTTCTCGCTGCGCGACGAGTTCGGGCAGTGGGACCCGCGCCGGCAGCGACCCGAGCTGTGGGACCTGTACAACGGCCGCCACAAGCCCGGTGAGCACGTCCGCGTCTTCCCGCTGTCGAACTGGACCGAGCTCGACGTGTGGCGGTACATCGAGCGCGAGGGCATCGAGCTGCCGGACATCTACTTCACGCACGATCGGGACGTGTTCGCCCGCGACGGCATGTGGCTCACGGCCGGCACCTGGGGCGGGCCGCGCGCCGACGAGACGGTCGAGCGTCGGCACGTGCGCTACCGGACGGTCGGCGACATGAGCTGCACGGGGGCCGTCGACTCGACGGCCGCCGACGTCGCGGACGTCATCGCCGAGGTGGCCGCCAGCCGGCTCACCGAGCGTGGTGCGACCCGCGCCGACGACCGGGCCTCCGAGGCCGCCATGGAGGATCGCAAGCGCGAGGGGTACTTCTGA